One genomic segment of Hydra vulgaris chromosome 14, alternate assembly HydraT2T_AEP includes these proteins:
- the LOC136073320 gene encoding chitobiosyldiphosphodolichol beta-mannosyltransferase-like, which produces MDVLFSTILIVSVVHFILTALFIFMLIYRINKNEKNICIVVLGDIGRSPRMQYHATSYCLEKYKVSFVGFSGSKPTSYLTNSLQVKFNYLVQAPDKPKWISSTVYYIFKTIFIGLQLFFVLLFWVERPNQFLVQNPPSIPTLFIVWLVSRIKGSEFVIDWHNYGFSILALNVKNTCHPLVKFSYTFEGFFGYLADKNFCVSNAMKGDLYNKWKIKANVLYDKPPEEFKETTLEDKHNLFLKLSNEGYKIFQGNTSHSTIFTQVNNGSLVLKEDRPAILISSTSWTEDEDFSILLSALEIYQEKKHLLENLPDLICIITGKGPLKEFYQSKIEEKNFESVQIVTPWLSSEDYSKIIGCSDLGICLHTSSSGLDLPMKIVDMFGSGVPVCAIKYTCLEELVKHELNGLVFEDSLRLAEYLVDLFMNFPNQSTKLSKFRNNLKEFQKTRWHHNWLNIMLAKTDLDKQ; this is translated from the coding sequence ATGGATGTTCTGTTTAGCACGATTTTAATTGTGTCTGTCGTGCATTTCATTCTGACAGCTTTATTTATCTTCATGCTTATTTAtcgaattaataaaaatgaaaaaaatatatgtattgtGGTGTTAGGTGATATTGGCCGAAGTCCTCGAATGCAATATCATGCAACATCATActgtttagaaaaatataaagtaagttTTGTTGGATTTTCTGGATCAAAGCCTACTTCTTATCTAACCAATAGTTTGCAAGTCAAGTTTAATTACTTAGTTCAAGCACCCGATAAACCAAAATGGATTTCTAGTACTGTTtactacatttttaaaacaatttttattggtttgcaacttttttttgtacttttattcTGGGTAGAAAGGCCAAATCAGTTTTTGGTTCAAAATCCACCATCAATTCCAACATTGTTTATTGTTTGGTTAGTTAGTAGAATAAAAGGATCTGAATTTGTAATTGATTGGCATAATTATGGATTTTCTATTTTAGCCCTTAACGTCAAAAATACATGTCATCCTCTTGTAAAGTTTTCATATACTTTTGAGGGTTTTTTTGGTTATCTTgcagataaaaatttttgtgtatCAAATGCAATGAAGGGCGATCTCTataataaatggaaaataaaagcAAATGTTTTATATGATAAACCTCCTGAAGAATTCAAGGAGACCACTTTAGAAGAtaaacataatctttttttaaaactttcaaatgaaggttataaaatttttcaaggCAATACCTCTCATTCTACAATATTTACTCAGGTAAACAATGGTTCATTAGTTTTGAAAGAAGATAGGCCAGCTATCCTTATTTCAAGCACTAGCTGGACAGAAGATGaagatttttctatattacttTCAGCTTTAGAGATTTAccaggaaaaaaaacatttgttagaAAATCTGCCTGATCTTATATGCATTATTACTGGCAAAGGTCCCTTAAAagagttttatcaaagtaaaattgaagaaaaaaacttcGAAAGTGTTCAAATTGTAACTCCGTGGTTATCATCAGAAGACTATTCTAAAATTATTGGTTGCTCTGATTTAGGTATTTGCCTTCATACATCATCATCAGGTTTAGACTTGCCAATGAAAATAGTAGATATGTTTGGATCTGGTGTGCCAGTGTGCGCTATCAAATATACATGTTTAGAGGAATTAGTAAAACATGAGTTAAATGGCCTTGTATTTGAAGATTCTTTGCGATTAGCTGAGTATTTAGTtgatttatttatgaattttccAAACCAATCCACAAAACTTTCTAAGTTTCGTAACAATTTAAAAgagtttcaaaaaacacgttggcaCCATAATTGGTTGAATATCATGTTAGCCAAAACAGATTTGGACAAgcaataa